The genomic segment CGAGCCGCTCGGACTCGACCCTGCGCTGATCCGGACCCCGAATGGCGCGACAGACGGCATCGAGCACGCCGGCGACGACTACGAGGCCGCGATCGAGGCCGCGGGCGGCGTGGACCTGCAGATCCTCGGCATCGGCACCGACGGTCACATCGGCTTCAACGAACCGGGCTCCTCGTTCGCGTCGCGCACCAGGGTGAAGACCCTCACCGAGCAGACCCGCAAGGACAACGCCCGCTTCTTCGATTCGATCGACGACGTGCCGATGCACTGCATCACGCAGGGCCTCGGGACCATCCTCCGCGCGCGCCACCTCGTGCTGCTCGCCTTCGGAGAGGGCAAGGCCCAGGCCGTCGCCCAGGCCGTGGAAGGTCCGGTCAGCGCCATGCTCCCCGGTTCCGCGATCCAGCTCCACGAGCACGTGACCGTCGTCGTGGACGAGGCAGCGGCATCCCAGCTGCAGCTGGCCGACTACTACCGGTACACCTTCGACAACAAGCCGGCCTGGCAGGGCCTCTGATCGAGCGGCGGGTCAGGCGGGTGCGCTCGGGCGAACGAGGCCCGGCCACGCGATCGGCAGCAGGTGCTCGAGGCTCAGCGGCGCGAGCTCGAGCGCGCCGATCTCCTTCGGGGTGATCCAGCGCAACTCGGCGAGCTCGGCCTGCACGGTGACGGCATCCGCGTCGATCCGGAGCGCGAACGCGTCGGCGATGACCCGGTGGCCGGGCTCGTTCGCCGCCGCTGACTCGAACCGGCCGAGGGGAGTAAGGTCCTCGACGTCGACGAGGAGACCGAGCTCCTCGTCCAGTTCGCGGGCGAGCGTCTGCGCCGGGCTCTCCGCGGGCTCCGGCTTTCCACCTGGCTGCATGAACGCGGTGGTGCCCTGTTTGCGGACGACGAGCACACGATCGGCGTCATCCGTGATCACTGCGGCGCTCACATGGATGTCAGGCACGGTCGAACACCTTCCCCGGGTTGAGGATGCCGAGCGGGTCGAACACCCGAACGATCTGACGCTGCAACTCCCACTGGTCGTCTCCCAGCTCCTCCGCCAGCCAGCGGCTCTTCAGCATCCCGATCCCATGTTCTCCGGTGAGCGTTCCACCGAGCCGGATCGCCGCACGGAAGAGGTCGTCGGCGGCGGCCCAGACCCGTTCTGGCACCTCAGGGCCCTCGAAGATGAAGTTGGGGTGCAGATTGCCGTCCCCGGCGTGGGCCACCGTCGGGATCGTCAGCCCGTAGCGTGCTTCGATCCGGGTGATCTCGTCGAACATCTCCGGTAGCGCGCTCCGCGGCACCGAGACGTCCTCGATGAGGGTGGTGCCCAGCGTCGCCATCGCCGCGTGCATGCTGCGACGGATCGCGAGGAGCCGCTCGCCCTCGGCGGCATCGCGCGTGAGGGCGACCTCGCCACCTGCGGCCTGCAGGGTCTGCGCGATGGACTCGGCCTCGGCGGCCGCTGCAGGGCCGTCGGTCCGGATCGTGAGCTGCGATGCACCAAGGAGCGGAGCGGGGAGGCCGAGATGACGGTGCACGGACGCGAGGCTCGTGGCATCCATCAGTTCCATGATCGCCGGCTGCACGCCGGAGGCGGTCACCGCCGCGGAGCCCGCCGCTGCCGCCCGGACGGAGGGGAACAACGCGGTGAGCGTGCACGTCTCGCCACGGACGAGACGTCGCAGCTTCAGGGTCGCCCCGACGACCACGCCGAGGGTGCCCTCAGAGCCGATCACGAGTGAGGTGAGGTCCAGCCCTGTCACCCCCTTCACACTGCGGTGGCCGAGGTGGAGCAGGCGGCCGTCGGCGAGGACGATGTCGACGCCGAGGACGGCATCGCGGACGACCCCGTACTTGGCGCAGAGCAGGCCGCCGGCGCCGGTGGCGATGTTCCCGCCGACCGTGGAGATGTCGCGGCTGGCCGGATCGGGCGCCCACCACACGTCTTCTTCGGCGAGACGCGCGTTCAGATCGGCGTTGAGGATGCCGGGTTCGACGACGGCGATGAGGTCGTCGCGGCGGATCTCGAGGATGCCGTCCATCCTCGCCGTCGACAGGACGATCTCGCCCGGTCCTGCGTTGGCTGCGCCGGCCAGCCCTGTCCCTGCGCCCCGCACGACCACGGGGGTGCGCGTCTCAGTCGCGATCCGCATCGTCCGCTGCACGTCGGCCGTCGTGCGGGCGTGCACGACGGCAAGAGGGCGTCCGGCCGACCGGTGGCCTGAGCGATCGGCTCGTGCGGCCTCGAGTGACTCCTCGGTGACATCGATGATGTCGCCGAGCGCCTCCTGCAGGGCCGCGACGACGGTCATTTCAGATCTCGCCGCCCGGCGAACAGGCCAGCGGCCACCGCGACGACGGCGAAGGCGATGCCCGCCCATGCCTGATCCATCGACCACCACGCCAGAGTCACACCCGCGTAGATGACGAGTTCGACGATGGCGCGGATGAAGGGATGCAGTCGCAGCACGGGTCGCGGCGAGAGGAACAGCGCCCAGGCGACCAGGACGACCAGGGGCGTGCCGATACCCAGCACGAGGTTCCACGGGAACTCCCACATCGCGAATCCCCACAGCACCAGCGACGCCAGCGCGGCGACGAGGACGACGGCCCTGATGATGTCGAGCGGGGTGATGTTCGGGCGGTTCACACCGGGGACGGTGTCAGGGGCTTCGGACATGCTCCCAGTCTATTCGGCGGGTGCGGAGTCCTCTGCCGTGGCGCCCTCGGCATCCGTTTGCTCAGGAGTGGACTCGGTGGCCGGGGTCTCGGCCTCTGCGGGCGGCTCTGTCGTTGCGGGCTCGGCCTGCTCTGTCGTTGCGGGCGCGACGGGCGCCGGTTCCGCTGCCGCCGGCTCGGCCGGTGCGGGCTCCTGGGCGGCTGATTCGTCGGGAGCAGGCTCGGCGACCGTCGCGGGCTCAACCGGCGCATCCGGGGACGCAGGTGCTTCTGTCGTCCTCGCGGCGGGGGTCTGCTCCTCCGCCGATGCCGTGGTCTGCGTGTCGCAGGCGGGTGCGAAGGGGATGGCCTGTACCGTCACACCGAGCTCGCGGAGCGTCGTCGAGGCGGTGAGACCGGCTCCGATGTCGACGTAGTCGAAGTCGACCGACGCATTGCGGAGGATCTGCCACAGCGTCGGTTTCAGCGTGGCGGTGCCCTGTCCGTCGTCGTTGAGGAGCGCCGACCTCGTCCCGCTTGTGCTCGGCCCGATGCGCGGCTGTACCTGAGCGTCTGCGACTCCCTGTAACTGGACGGACACCACCGTCTCGAGCGCCGTATTCATACAGAGTGAACTGCCCAGGACCGTGACCGGCTCCGTCGGTCCCGCCGGGTCCGTGGGATCAGTCGGGTCCGTGGGATCCGTCGGGTCGGTCGGATCCGTCGGGTCGGTCGGATCCGTCGGGTCGGTCGGATCCGTCGGGTCCGTGGGATCGGTCGGTTCCGTCGGGTCGGTTGGGTCGGTCGGGTCGGTCGGGTCGGTGGGATCCGCCGGGTCCGTGGGCGTCACCGGTGGCGCGACCGGTGGCTCGGACGGGCCGGTGTGGTCGCTGCCCTCACCGGCTGGTGTGTCGTTCGTCGAGGAATCCGTTGAGGACGACGACAGCGGCGCGTCCTCTTCTTCGACGGGTGGCGCGGGATCTGGCGTCGGTTCGACGGCGTCCTTCTTGTCAGGAGCGTCATCCGCGACCTCGAGCAGGAGCTTCTCGTCGGATTCGATCGTGCTGTCCGGCGACACCTCGGAGGAGATCGCAGAACTGTCGCTGTCACCGGCGCTGGGAAGCGAGGTCACGGGGCTCGCATCGATGAGGCCGGGAACGATCGTCGCCGCTGCGACGACGCCGGCGACGACAAGAGCCGCGGATCCTGCTCCGACGAGAGCACCGATGCCGGTGATCGCGCCGCCGGGTGCGCTTACGGCGCCTGCCGAACCGCTGGCGGCCGATCCGCCGTCCGTGCCGACAGGAAGCCCCGACGCGGGGGCGGCGCCGACGACGACGCCACCGGCGATGACGTCTGACGGCATGGCCGCGATCGCGATCGCCGGTACCTCGCCGCTCTGCAGGAGCGCCGTGTAGCCGGCGGCGCCGGACACTCCGAGCACGAGCGGGAGCAGGACGAGCGCGAGCCGACTGGAGACGTCGTTCGCCTCGCCGGCGACGATGAGGCAGCGGGCACAGCCATCGAGATGCGCGTCGACCCGCTTGCGATCGCGGGTGCTGAGATTGCCGCGCGAGTACGCGCCGAGGTGTTCGATCGTCCAATGGCACTCGGAGTCAGCGGCCGTGCTCCGCAGATGTGCCTGGATCCAGCCCTCGCGCAGTCCCTCACGGGCACGGAAGGCCAGCTGCGACACCGCGCCGGCCTTCATGCCGAGCAGCGGCGCGACTTCGGACGGCTTCATCTGCTCGATCTCGGTGTACCAGAGCACTTCCTGCCAGCGCGTCGGCAGACTCCGGAACGCCTGGGCGGTCAGCCCTCGGTCAAGCACGTCGTTCGCGGCCTGCTCGGTCGAATCCGGGGCGGGGACGGTCTCGAGTTCGTCCATCGCGGTCTCGCGACGGGATCTGCCCCACGCCGCCGCGGTGTTGCGGATGCTCGTGAACAGGTAGGCGCGGAAGGAGCCGTTCGGGCCCCCGCCCTTGAGGATCGCCTGATAGATGCGGGTGTACGACTCCTGGACGAGATCATCCGGGTCGATGCTCGAGGTGATGGAGCGCGCCACGGCGATGCCGGACGGATAGTGGCGTCGCCACAGTTCGCCGAATGCGTCGCCGTCACCCGAGCGGGTGCGGAGGATCAGGTCGGCGTCGGCCGCCGTCCCTGTCTCGTGAGATTCGTGGTTCTGCACAGTCATCCATCGTTCGTGGGGCGTTTCGTATGCCTCACATGAAGAGACGCGTAGACGGGTCGTTCGTCACGCGCCCGAGCCATTCTTCCTCGAAACTCTCAGGGAGGCCAGCCCTGTGGACAACTCGCAGCGGGTTCTTCACGGACATCGAGGGGACTCTCAGAAGTTTTCGGCGAATCGCGTAATGAACCGGCCCGAGCGTCGTCTCATCAGTCAGAGACAGCGGGAAGAGTTCACCGGGGGGCGGATTCTTCCCGTGCCGGCGGGGGGAAATCGCGCTGGTCGGGCTGGGCTCGGGTTCCTCGGGGGAGGAGAGGCCGAGCCCACCCGCTCTCATTCACGGAGGGGGAGTGGGCCGCCGCTGGGGACGGCGGCCCCACGTCTCCGATGCGGCGGATCAGTGCACCCGTGCTCCGGTCTGCACCCACCTCACCTGGAGGTCGGCGTCCAGAAGGACCGCATCGCCGAGAGCGCCGGTCGTCAACGTGCCCAACCGGCCGCCCAGACCGATCGCGGCCGCAGGGGTGGCGGTGAGCGCTCGTACGGCCTCCGCGATCGGGACGCCCGCCTGCACCGCGCGTACGAGCGCGACGTCCTGGGTGAGAGTCGACCCTGCGATGGAGCCGGTGTCGACGGTACGTGCGATGCCGTTCTCGACGGTCACCTTCACCGCGCCGAGGTCGTAACTTCCGTCGGCGCTCCCCGCGGCCGCCATGGCGTCGGTCACGAGGGCGACCCGTCCTG from the Microbacterium ginsengiterrae genome contains:
- the nagB gene encoding glucosamine-6-phosphate deaminase, whose product is MAEVVIVENPAAAGALVAAEIVRLIQHRPDAVLGLATGSTPLPVYEALHSRLAGTDVSQVRGFALDEYVGIDPAHPESYRSVITREVVEPLGLDPALIRTPNGATDGIEHAGDDYEAAIEAAGGVDLQILGIGTDGHIGFNEPGSSFASRTRVKTLTEQTRKDNARFFDSIDDVPMHCITQGLGTILRARHLVLLAFGEGKAQAVAQAVEGPVSAMLPGSAIQLHEHVTVVVDEAAASQLQLADYYRYTFDNKPAWQGL
- a CDS encoding NUDIX hydrolase; its protein translation is MPDIHVSAAVITDDADRVLVVRKQGTTAFMQPGGKPEPAESPAQTLARELDEELGLLVDVEDLTPLGRFESAAANEPGHRVIADAFALRIDADAVTVQAELAELRWITPKEIGALELAPLSLEHLLPIAWPGLVRPSAPA
- a CDS encoding FAD-binding oxidoreductase → MTVVAALQEALGDIIDVTEESLEAARADRSGHRSAGRPLAVVHARTTADVQRTMRIATETRTPVVVRGAGTGLAGAANAGPGEIVLSTARMDGILEIRRDDLIAVVEPGILNADLNARLAEEDVWWAPDPASRDISTVGGNIATGAGGLLCAKYGVVRDAVLGVDIVLADGRLLHLGHRSVKGVTGLDLTSLVIGSEGTLGVVVGATLKLRRLVRGETCTLTALFPSVRAAAAGSAAVTASGVQPAIMELMDATSLASVHRHLGLPAPLLGASQLTIRTDGPAAAAEAESIAQTLQAAGGEVALTRDAAEGERLLAIRRSMHAAMATLGTTLIEDVSVPRSALPEMFDEITRIEARYGLTIPTVAHAGDGNLHPNFIFEGPEVPERVWAAADDLFRAAIRLGGTLTGEHGIGMLKSRWLAEELGDDQWELQRQIVRVFDPLGILNPGKVFDRA
- a CDS encoding YrdB family protein encodes the protein MSEAPDTVPGVNRPNITPLDIIRAVVLVAALASLVLWGFAMWEFPWNLVLGIGTPLVVLVAWALFLSPRPVLRLHPFIRAIVELVIYAGVTLAWWSMDQAWAGIAFAVVAVAAGLFAGRRDLK
- a CDS encoding sigma-70 family RNA polymerase sigma factor; this translates as MTVQNHESHETGTAADADLILRTRSGDGDAFGELWRRHYPSGIAVARSITSSIDPDDLVQESYTRIYQAILKGGGPNGSFRAYLFTSIRNTAAAWGRSRRETAMDELETVPAPDSTEQAANDVLDRGLTAQAFRSLPTRWQEVLWYTEIEQMKPSEVAPLLGMKAGAVSQLAFRAREGLREGWIQAHLRSTAADSECHWTIEHLGAYSRGNLSTRDRKRVDAHLDGCARCLIVAGEANDVSSRLALVLLPLVLGVSGAAGYTALLQSGEVPAIAIAAMPSDVIAGGVVVGAAPASGLPVGTDGGSAASGSAGAVSAPGGAITGIGALVGAGSAALVVAGVVAAATIVPGLIDASPVTSLPSAGDSDSSAISSEVSPDSTIESDEKLLLEVADDAPDKKDAVEPTPDPAPPVEEEDAPLSSSSTDSSTNDTPAGEGSDHTGPSEPPVAPPVTPTDPADPTDPTDPTDPTDPTEPTDPTDPTDPTDPTDPTDPTDPTDPTDPTDPTDPTDPAGPTEPVTVLGSSLCMNTALETVVSVQLQGVADAQVQPRIGPSTSGTRSALLNDDGQGTATLKPTLWQILRNASVDFDYVDIGAGLTASTTLRELGVTVQAIPFAPACDTQTTASAEEQTPAARTTEAPASPDAPVEPATVAEPAPDESAAQEPAPAEPAAAEPAPVAPATTEQAEPATTEPPAEAETPATESTPEQTDAEGATAEDSAPAE